Genomic segment of Leifsonia sp. Root1293:
GGTCGGCGTGCTCATGGTGACCGGAGTCTGGACTGCATGGATGAGCGAGCTGCAGGCGGTGATGGCGGGCTTTGACCTCTTCCTCTGACGGAACCGAACGCCCCGAGAACGACGGCGGGCACGAGGACGGACGCGGCGGCGCCGAGGAGCGGCTGCGTCGTCCCGACGACCACATCGATGCCGCGGCATCCGCCGAGGCGCCCGACGGCACCTCGGATCGCGACGCCTCGGGTGCGGAGATCACCCAGCCCAAGTTGGGACTCGTCGGCTGGCTGCGCTGGTTCTGGCGGCAGCTCACCAGCATGCGCACCGCGCTCTTCCTGCTGCTCCTGCTCGCCGTCGCGGCGGTTCCCGGTTCGCTGGTGCCTCAACGATCGAGCGACCCCAACGGTGTGACGCAGTACTTCCGCGACAACCCCGACCTGGCGCCGTTCCTCGACAAGCTCCAGGCCTTCGACGTGTACACCTCGGCGTGGTTCTCGTCGATCTACATCCTGTTGTTCATCTCGCTCATCGGATGCGTCATCCCTCGCACGAAGCACCACTTCGACGCGCTGCGTGCTCAGCCCCCGCGCACCCCCGTGCGCCTCGGCAGGCTGGCCGGCTACACCGAGCGCGACGGCGCCGGTTCGCTCGATGAGGCCGCAGAGGCCGCCCGCGCGCAACTGCGTTCGGCCGGCTATCGCGTCGCCGTCTTCGAGAAGCCCGGCGAGAAGAGCGTCTCGGCCGAGCGCGGCTATCTGCGCGAGACCGGCAACCTCGTCTTCCACAGCGCCCTCGTCGGCATCCTCGTCACGGTGGGCTTCGGCGGCGGCTTCGGCTTCGCCGGGCAGCGGGTGCTCGTCGAGGGGCAGACCTTCGTCAACACCCTCGGAGCCTTCGACTCCTTCAACCCCGGCCGCTTCTTCGATCCCGACACCCTCGACCCGTACTCCCTGACGCTGACCGACATGGCCGTCACCTACGAGCAGCAGAACCAGAAGGCGTTCGGGCAGCCGATCGACTACACGGCGACGGTTCAGGTGACGGAGCAGGGCGGAGACTCGTCAGAGCAGACCATCAAGGTGAACGAGCCGCTGAACACGGGCGGTACCAACATCTACCTGCTCGGCAACGGATACGCCCCGACGATCACAGTGCGCGACCCAGACGGCGCCGTCGTCTTCACCGACTCCATCCCGTTCCTCCCGCAGGATGCCCAGCTCACCTCCATCGGCGTCGTCAAGGTTCCCGACGGCCTGTCCGAGCAGCTCGGCATGATCGGCCTGTTCTATCCGACGCAGGGAGCCCAGCAGCCGCCCTACTTCTCGAGCTACCCCGATCTCGAGTACCCCGTGCTCACGCTCCAGGTGTTCGAGGGCGACTTGGGCATCGACGCGGGAACTCCGACATCCGTCTTCACTCTCGACACCGATTCGATGACAGAGATCGCAGGCGGCAAGGCCAAGGCGAAGGCTCTCGAGCTCATGCCCGGACAGACGCAGGAGCTTCCGAACGGCCTCGGCACCGTCACCTTCGAGGACGCCGCGAACCCGAGTGGCGAGGCGGCGCCGCCGGTCACCGATGAGAGCGACGCCGCCGGAACCGCGGGCACGGACTACTCGGGCTCGGTGCTGCGCTTCGCCTCGCTCGACATCCACCACGATCCGACGCAGGGCTGGGTGCTCGTCTTCGCTCTGCTCGTGCTGGCCGGACTCGTGACCAGCCTGTTCATTCCGCGCCGCCGGGTCTGGGTGAAGGTGCGCGACGCTGGCGGGGGAGCGCTGCGCTTCGAGTACGCCGGCCTGGCGCGCGGCGACGACCCGGGTCTCGACGCTGCGGTCGCCGCCGTTGCCGACAGGCACGCCGCCGGCTTCGCTCCGGATGCAGCCCGCGACGCCGAGTATGTTCCCGAGGTGACGGACGAGCCCGACGCGCTGGAGTCCCCGGATGCGCGGGCCTGAGAATGCCGTCAGAGATCAAGATCGTGAAGCGTAGGGTTGAGCCGTGAACTTCGATGAGATGTCCGTCATAGCGCTGTACTCGGCGATGGCCGTGTACGCGATCGCCTTCATCGCCTATGCGATCGACCTGGCGAAGCGCTCGTCGTCCATCGACGAGGTCGCTGTCGATGCGAGCAGCGGTGCTGTGGCATCCGCCCGCTCGGCGTCGCCCGCCTCGGCGGCGGCAGCGACGACGACCGCTCAGGGCTACGGATCCACGGCCACGCTCGCGCCCAGCGCTCCGGAGACGGATGCCGCCCGCGGCTACGGACGGTCCGCCGCGCTGCGCGTCGGCGTGGCGCTCACCGTCGTCGCGTGGCTGCTGCACCTGTCGGCCGACATCCTGCGCGGTCTCGCCGCCGGTCGCGTTCCGTGGGCCAACATGTACGAGTTCGCCATGACCGGCACGCTCGTGATCGTCGCCGTGTTCCTGATCGCGAACCTCTTCGTCGACCTGCGGTTCCTCGGCACCTTCGTGACGGGCCTCGTCCTCATCCTGCTGGGCCTCGCCTCGGTCAACTTCTACGTGGCGGTCTCGCCGCTGCCGCCGGCACTGCAGTCGATCTGGCTCGTCATCCACGTCTTCGTCGCAGCCACGGCCGTCGGCCTGTTCGCGCTCGGCTTCGGACTCTCGGTGGTGCAGCTCATGCAGTTCCGCCGCGAGAGCAACACCGCGGACGCCCAGTCCACGGGTCGCCGGCTGCTCGCCACGTTGCCGTCGTCGACCAAGCTCGAGGCGCTGGCGTACCGCATCAACATCATCGGCTTCATCCTCTGGACCTTCACCCTCATGGCCGGCGCCATCTGGGCCGAGAAGGCGTGGGGCCGGTACTGGGGCTGGGACACCAAGGAAGTGTGGACCTTCATCATCTGGGTCATCTACGCCGGATACATCCACGCTCGAGCGACCCGCGGATGGCGCGGATCAAGGTCGGCCTGGCTGGCGATCATCGGCTTCTCGGCCGTGCTGTTCAACTTCACGATCGTGAACCTGTTCTTCAAGGGTCTGCACGCGTACTCGGGGCTCTGATCTGAGCACGCTCGCTCCCGCTGGTCGAGTAGCGACCGACGGAGTCGGACGCGTATCGAGACCACCGCTCCGTGATGCCCGGCGTTCGCGGGTGGCGATGGTTTCGATACGCGTGCTCGCTGCGCTCGCTCGCTACTCAACCAACGGCTGGGTAACCGACGGCTGGTAACCACGGCTGTCTTGTTGCGCACGCTCGCTACTCAACCAACGGCTGGGAGCCGCGCACCCCTCCTTCGGGGTCGACAGCGCTTGCATGAATTCCCCGCATCGACCGCTGTCCCTCGCACATTAAACGTGTAAACGCTTGCACGCACCCGGAGCGCGCTGCTACGGTCGCACTCGACGCGCGGCACAGGGGTGTGCCGGCGAGAGCATGGAGTCGACGATGACGGTTCGGGTAGACGCACGGCGCTGGTTCGCAGCGGGCACGATCGCGGCGCTGGCCGCATCAGCCCTCGTGATGGTCGGAGTCCAGCCCGCGCTGGCCGACGATCCCCGCACCTTCACCCTGGCCGGATCGCTGCAATCCGAGCTCGGCTGCCCAGGCGACTGGGCGCCCGACTGCGCCGACACCGAGCTGCTCCCCACCGACGTCCCCGGCGTCTACGCCGCAGACTTCACGCTTCCGGCCGGCAGCTACGAGTACAAGGTCGCCGTGAACGGCACCTGGGACGAGGCGTACGGCCTGAACGGCGGGCAGGACAACATACCGCTCACGATCGCCGGGGAGACCGGCATCCGTTTCACCTTCGACGACACCACCCACCGCGTCGGTCTCGCACCCCTCGAGCTCGACGGCGGCTACACCGAGGCGGATGCCGACCTCGTCGCCGACCCGGTACGCCAGCCCGGCGCCGACAACGTCTTCTACTTCGTCATGACCGACCGGTTCGAGAACGGCGACTCCGCGAACGACGCCGGAGGCCTGACCGGCGACAGCCTCACCACCGGCTACGACCCGACCGCCAAGGGCTTCTACAACGGCGGCGACATCGCCGGTCTCCGCTCGCGCCTGGACTACATCGACCAGCTGGGCACCACGGCCATCTGGCTGACGCCGAGCTTCAAGAACAAGCCAGTGCAGGGCACCGGTGCCAACGCCTCCGCCGGCTACCACGGCTACTGGATCACCGACTTCACCCAGATCGACCCGCACCTCGGAACCAACGCAGAACTCGAGGCCCTCATCGACGAGGCCCACGCGAAGGACATCAAGGTCTACTTCGACATCATCACCAACCACACGGCCGACGTGATCGCCTACGAGGGCGGCGAGACGTCGTACATCGACCAGGCGACGAGCCCGTACAAGGACGCCGACGGAGTCGCCTTCAACCCGGCCGACTACGCCGGCACCGAGGACTTCCCGACGCTCGACCCGGCCACGAGCTTCCCGTACGTGCCCACGATCGATCCGGCCGAGGCCGACGTGAAGGTTCCGGCGTGGCTCAACGATCCGACGATCTACCACAACCGCGGCGACTCGACGTGGGAGGGGGAGTCGGTGACGTTCGGCGACTTCTCCGGGCTCGACGACCTCATGACCGAGGACCCGAAGGTGGTCGACGGCTTCGTCGACGTCTACAACGACTGGGTCGACCTCGGCATCGACGGCTTCCGCATCGACACGGCGAAGCACGTGAACTTCGAGTTCTGGCAGAAGTGGTCGACAGCGGTGCGCGACCATGCCGCATCCATCGGCAACGACGACTTCTTCATGTTCGGCGAGGTGTACGACGCAGACCCGCAGAAGCTCTCGCCGTACGTGCGCGACAGCGACATGAACTCGGTGCTCGACTTCACCTTCCAGTCGCAGGCCGTCGGCTACGCATCCGGCAACTCGGCGAAGAGTCTGCAGAGCCTGTTCGCCGGCGACGACTACTACACGACGCCGCACAGCTCGGCGACGGCGCTGCCCACCTTCCTCGGCAACCACGACATGGGCAGGGTCGGCTACTTCCTGCAGAACACCGCCGCCGCCGTGCAGCGCGACGCCCTCGCGCACGACCTGATGTTCCTCACCCGCGGCCAGCCCGTCGTCTACTACGGCGACGAGCAGGGCTTCGCCGGTGCCGGCCAGGGCAACGACCAGAGTGCACGCCAGACGCTGTTCCCGAGCCAGGTCGCCGAGTACACGGGCCAGAACCTCATCACCGGTGAGCCCGTCGGAACCGGAGAGCACTTCGGCACGGATGGCGAGCTGTACACGCACATCGCCGAGCTCTCCGCTCTCCGCCAGGCGCACCCCGCCCTGTCGAGCGGAGCGCAGATCGAGCGCTACGTCGACAACGGCCCGGGCGTCTACGCCTTCTCCCGCGTCGACGCGACCGAGAAGACCGAGTACCTCGTGGCTGTCAACAACTCGGCCGCCGAGAAGACGGTCTCGGTTCCGACGCTGACGAAGAGTGGCGCGTTCACCCCGCTCTACGGGGCGACGGGCGAGCTCGCGTCGGATGCCGACGGACTCGCATCCGTCACAGTGCCCGCTCTCGGCGCCGTGGTGTGGAAGGCCGGCTCGACGGTCACGGCTCCGGCGGCCCCTGATGCCATCACGGTTTCGGCGCCGACCGCAGGTGCCGGCCTCTCCGGCGTCAGCGCCGTCTCGGCCGACGTGGCCGACGACACGTGGCAGCAGACCAGCTTCGCCTGGCGCACCGTCGGCGACGCGGAATGGACGGAGCTCGGCACGGCCGAGACCACCTCGCCGCGCGTCTTTCACGATGTGAAGGGCCTCGCAGCCGGAACCCTGGTCGAGTACCGGGCGGTGACGACGGATGCCGCAGGCAACCACGCCGCAGCGTCGACGTACGCCTCGGTCGGCAACGCCGTGACCACCGTGGTGACCGAGGAGCCGGAGGAGGAGATCTCCCTCGTGACCATCCCGGGCAGCCACAACAGCGAGATGGGCTGCGCCGGCGACTGGACACCGGCGTGCGAGACGGCGAAGCTCACCAAGCGTGCCGACGGCATCTACGCGGGCACCTTCGACATCCCCGCTGGCGACTATGAGTTCAAGGTGGCCCTGAACGGATCGTGGGACGTCAACTACGGCGCCGATGGTGTGAAGGATGGCGGCAACATCGCCTACACGGCCCCCGGCGGCCCCATCACGTTCTACTTCGATCCGCGCACCCACCAGGTGCAGAACACGGCGCAGGGCCCCATCGTCACTGCTCCGGGCAGCTACCAGAGCGAGGTCGGCTGCTCCGGCGACTGGCAGCCGGACTGCCTGGCGACCTGGCTCACCGACGGTGACGGCGACGGCGTCTACGAGTGGTCGAGCGACGAGATCCCGGCGGGCTCCTACGAGCTCAAGGTGGCTCACGGCATGTCGTGGGATGAGAACTACGGTGTCGGTGGCGCCCCCGGCGGCGGCAACCTCGCCTTCACCACAACCGACGGCAAGCTCGTCACCCTGCGCTACACCCTCGAGACGCACGTGCTCGAGGTCGTGCTGGACGACCCGCCGCTCGCCGGAACCGGAGAACTGCGCGCCCACTGGGTGAGCGAGAACACCCTGGCCTGGCCGCAGTCGCTCCTGGGCGAGACGGATGCCGCTGACGCGAACTTCACGCTCCACCACTCCGCAGAGGCCGCCCTCGCCGTGAGCGAGGACGCCGTGACCGGCGACGACGGCGCCATCGAGCTCGCCTACGACTCCGCCGGACTGACGGATGCCGAGAAGGCTGCGTTCCCGGCCCTCGCCAGCTATGTGGCGCTGCATCCGGTCGATCTCTCTCGGTCCGACGTCGCCGATCTCGTCACCGAGCAGCTTCTCGTCTCCCAGGAGACGGACGGCGCTCTCAGTGCGCTGACCGGAGTGCAGCTGCCCGGCGTGCTCGACGACCTGTACGCCGACGATCTTGCCTCGAGCACTCTCGGCGTCAGCTGGTCGGGAGCATCGCCCACGCTCCGGCTCTGGGCTCCGACGGCACAGAGTGCCGCGGTGCTCGTCTACCCGACGGGCGTCGCCGGCGATCCGGTCGCAGTACCCGCCGAGTGGAATGCCGCCGACGGAACCTGGGCCGTGAGTGATGCATCCGTCACAGCCGGGACGGAGTACCGCTGGTCGGTCGACGTCTACGCGCCGACCACGGGCAGCATCGAGACGAACTCGGTGACGGACCCGTACTCGGTGGCCCTGACCACCAACTCGGAGCGGAGCGTCGTCATCGACCTCGATGACGACGAGTGGAAGCCGACGCAGTGGGCCACGACGAAGGCTCCGGTGATCGACAAGCCCGTCGACCGGGCCATCTACGAGCTGCACGTGCGCGACTTCTCGATCGGCGACACCACGGTGCCCGAGGCCGAACGCGGCACGTACCGGGCGTTCGCCCGCGACAGCGCGGGAACGGATCAGCTGCGCCAGCTGGCCGACGCCGGAATCAACACGGTGCACCTGCTTCCCACTTTCGATCTCGCGACCATCGAGGAGGACCGCGCCGCCCAGCAGCAGCCGGACTGCGATCTCGCGAGCTTCGGACCGGCGTCACCGGAGCAGCAGGCCTGCGTCGCGGCCGTGGCCGACACCGACGGCTACAACTGGGGCTACGACCCGTACCACTTCCAGGCGCCCGAGGGCTCCTACGCCGTCGACCCGAACGGCGGAGCGCGCGTGGAGGAGTTCCGCGAGATGGTCGGGTCCCTGCACGCCACCGGCCTCCAGGTCGTGCTCGACGAGGTGTACAACCACACCGCCGAGAGCGGACAGGGACAGCGCAGCGTCCTCGACCGCGTCGTGCCGGGCTACTACCAGCGGCTGAACGCCGTCGGCAACGTGGAGACGTCGACCTGCTGCCAGAACGTGGCGACTGAGCATGCCGCAGCCGAGAAGCTCATGGTCGACTCGGTCGTGCTGTGGGCGCGGGAGTACAAGGTCGACGGCTTCAGATTCGACCTCATGGGGCACCACTCCAAGGCCAACATGCTGGCCGTGCGCGCGGCGCTCGATGAGCTGACGCTCGCGAACGACGGAGTCGACGGGAAGGCCGTCTACCTCTACGGCGAGGGCTGGAACTTCGGCGAGGTGACCGACAACGCCCTGTTCGAGCAGGCGACGCAGGGCCAGCTCGGCGGCACGGGCATCGGCACGTTCAACGACAGGCTGCGCGACGCCGTGCACGGCGGCAGTCCCGTCGACGCAGGCACCACCTACTCGCAGGGCTACGGCACCGGACTCTCGACCGACTCCAACGGCAACGTCATCAACGGCACGCCCGAGGAGGCAGCAGCAGCGCTCGCCCGCCAGACCGACCTGGTGAAGCTCGGGCTCGCCGGCAACCTGCGCGGATTCGAGTTCGAGACCGCCGACGGCACGGTCAAGCGCGGCGACGCTCTCGACTACAACGGGCAGCCCGCCGGCTACTCCGACGAACCGGCCGAGACGATCAACTACCTCGACGCCCAC
This window contains:
- the resB gene encoding cytochrome c biogenesis protein ResB, giving the protein MRRPDDHIDAAASAEAPDGTSDRDASGAEITQPKLGLVGWLRWFWRQLTSMRTALFLLLLLAVAAVPGSLVPQRSSDPNGVTQYFRDNPDLAPFLDKLQAFDVYTSAWFSSIYILLFISLIGCVIPRTKHHFDALRAQPPRTPVRLGRLAGYTERDGAGSLDEAAEAARAQLRSAGYRVAVFEKPGEKSVSAERGYLRETGNLVFHSALVGILVTVGFGGGFGFAGQRVLVEGQTFVNTLGAFDSFNPGRFFDPDTLDPYSLTLTDMAVTYEQQNQKAFGQPIDYTATVQVTEQGGDSSEQTIKVNEPLNTGGTNIYLLGNGYAPTITVRDPDGAVVFTDSIPFLPQDAQLTSIGVVKVPDGLSEQLGMIGLFYPTQGAQQPPYFSSYPDLEYPVLTLQVFEGDLGIDAGTPTSVFTLDTDSMTEIAGGKAKAKALELMPGQTQELPNGLGTVTFEDAANPSGEAAPPVTDESDAAGTAGTDYSGSVLRFASLDIHHDPTQGWVLVFALLVLAGLVTSLFIPRRRVWVKVRDAGGGALRFEYAGLARGDDPGLDAAVAAVADRHAAGFAPDAARDAEYVPEVTDEPDALESPDARA
- the ccsB gene encoding c-type cytochrome biogenesis protein CcsB, which translates into the protein MAVYAIAFIAYAIDLAKRSSSIDEVAVDASSGAVASARSASPASAAAATTTAQGYGSTATLAPSAPETDAARGYGRSAALRVGVALTVVAWLLHLSADILRGLAAGRVPWANMYEFAMTGTLVIVAVFLIANLFVDLRFLGTFVTGLVLILLGLASVNFYVAVSPLPPALQSIWLVIHVFVAATAVGLFALGFGLSVVQLMQFRRESNTADAQSTGRRLLATLPSSTKLEALAYRINIIGFILWTFTLMAGAIWAEKAWGRYWGWDTKEVWTFIIWVIYAGYIHARATRGWRGSRSAWLAIIGFSAVLFNFTIVNLFFKGLHAYSGL
- the pulA gene encoding pullulanase-type alpha-1,6-glucosidase, with the protein product MTVRVDARRWFAAGTIAALAASALVMVGVQPALADDPRTFTLAGSLQSELGCPGDWAPDCADTELLPTDVPGVYAADFTLPAGSYEYKVAVNGTWDEAYGLNGGQDNIPLTIAGETGIRFTFDDTTHRVGLAPLELDGGYTEADADLVADPVRQPGADNVFYFVMTDRFENGDSANDAGGLTGDSLTTGYDPTAKGFYNGGDIAGLRSRLDYIDQLGTTAIWLTPSFKNKPVQGTGANASAGYHGYWITDFTQIDPHLGTNAELEALIDEAHAKDIKVYFDIITNHTADVIAYEGGETSYIDQATSPYKDADGVAFNPADYAGTEDFPTLDPATSFPYVPTIDPAEADVKVPAWLNDPTIYHNRGDSTWEGESVTFGDFSGLDDLMTEDPKVVDGFVDVYNDWVDLGIDGFRIDTAKHVNFEFWQKWSTAVRDHAASIGNDDFFMFGEVYDADPQKLSPYVRDSDMNSVLDFTFQSQAVGYASGNSAKSLQSLFAGDDYYTTPHSSATALPTFLGNHDMGRVGYFLQNTAAAVQRDALAHDLMFLTRGQPVVYYGDEQGFAGAGQGNDQSARQTLFPSQVAEYTGQNLITGEPVGTGEHFGTDGELYTHIAELSALRQAHPALSSGAQIERYVDNGPGVYAFSRVDATEKTEYLVAVNNSAAEKTVSVPTLTKSGAFTPLYGATGELASDADGLASVTVPALGAVVWKAGSTVTAPAAPDAITVSAPTAGAGLSGVSAVSADVADDTWQQTSFAWRTVGDAEWTELGTAETTSPRVFHDVKGLAAGTLVEYRAVTTDAAGNHAAASTYASVGNAVTTVVTEEPEEEISLVTIPGSHNSEMGCAGDWTPACETAKLTKRADGIYAGTFDIPAGDYEFKVALNGSWDVNYGADGVKDGGNIAYTAPGGPITFYFDPRTHQVQNTAQGPIVTAPGSYQSEVGCSGDWQPDCLATWLTDGDGDGVYEWSSDEIPAGSYELKVAHGMSWDENYGVGGAPGGGNLAFTTTDGKLVTLRYTLETHVLEVVLDDPPLAGTGELRAHWVSENTLAWPQSLLGETDAADANFTLHHSAEAALAVSEDAVTGDDGAIELAYDSAGLTDAEKAAFPALASYVALHPVDLSRSDVADLVTEQLLVSQETDGALSALTGVQLPGVLDDLYADDLASSTLGVSWSGASPTLRLWAPTAQSAAVLVYPTGVAGDPVAVPAEWNAADGTWAVSDASVTAGTEYRWSVDVYAPTTGSIETNSVTDPYSVALTTNSERSVVIDLDDDEWKPTQWATTKAPVIDKPVDRAIYELHVRDFSIGDTTVPEAERGTYRAFARDSAGTDQLRQLADAGINTVHLLPTFDLATIEEDRAAQQQPDCDLASFGPASPEQQACVAAVADTDGYNWGYDPYHFQAPEGSYAVDPNGGARVEEFREMVGSLHATGLQVVLDEVYNHTAESGQGQRSVLDRVVPGYYQRLNAVGNVETSTCCQNVATEHAAAEKLMVDSVVLWAREYKVDGFRFDLMGHHSKANMLAVRAALDELTLANDGVDGKAVYLYGEGWNFGEVTDNALFEQATQGQLGGTGIGTFNDRLRDAVHGGSPVDAGTTYSQGYGTGLSTDSNGNVINGTPEEAAAALARQTDLVKLGLAGNLRGFEFETADGTVKRGDALDYNGQPAGYSDEPAETINYLDAHDNETLYDLGVLKLPTDTPMADRIRMNTLSLATATLSQSPSFWHAGTELLRSKSLDRNSFNSGDWFNRIDWTGQTSTFGSGLPPAADNEDKWPIMAPLLADPALKPAAADIATAEAQALDLLRLRSDVDLLRLGSAELIDQKVSFPGSGPAAVPGVIAMSIDDLVGPDADPDLDGALVVFNASPDAATQVLPSLKGRAYALSSVQASGADAVVKQTTWDRAAGSVTIPGRSVAVLLDDQAPAPVKTTVLAAPNKLIAKAGSSVKVVGKVVTADRTNPVGTITVTDNGKVIATETLKAGDKGRIDVKLPKLGKGIHLIRTSFTGVAPYENSRSIPLPVLLW